Proteins from a single region of Apium graveolens cultivar Ventura chromosome 7, ASM990537v1, whole genome shotgun sequence:
- the LOC141673331 gene encoding uncharacterized protein LOC141673331, whose amino-acid sequence MLTKPEDGETLILYLAVSEYFVSAVLVKEEASYQWPVYYVSKRLLDAETRYTNMEKLVYALILAARKLRSYFQAHRIEVRTAYPLRQILHKPESSGRMLKWAIELGQFDLEYCPRTAIKGQALADFILEFDEEIDDKAIVPAKPTSQESHQDEKKQELPHPWWTLHVDGAVNNSGSGAGIILITPEGHRLMSAIHLKFYATNNDAEYEALINGLKLALEVGAVNLIVRSDSELVVNQVNGGFQARGPRTELYMRCARRLLGKFSSARLESVPREENSNAAALAKMGSQMDSVQLGQIPLGIQEVPSIPKVEVCQMQEIPKESWMTPIHNYIQSGAVPEDKLQARRLRYQAANYVEYDEVLYKRGFNQPLLRCVDREEGNYILREVLEGIYGNHSGGGSLAFKVLRQGYYWPTMREDAFDFVRACDRCQLFANYSNIPTTTITSLTSPCHVGD is encoded by the coding sequence ATGTTGACCAAGCCAGAAGACGGAGAAACATTAATTCTATATTTGGCGGTGTCAGAATATTTCGTCAGTGCCGTCTTGGTAAAGGAAGAAGCAAGCTACCAGTGGCCTGTATATTATGTAAGCAAAAGGTTGTTGGATGCAGAAACCAGATATACCAACATGGAAAAATTAGTGTATGCTCTTATTCTTGCGGCACGAAAGCTAAGATCGTATTTTCAGGCTCACCGAATAGAAGTTCGCACCGCTTATCCGCTCCGACAAATTTTACATAAACCCGAATCGTCGGGAAGAATGTTAAAATGGGCCATAGAGCTAGGGCAATTCGATTTGGAATATTGTCCACGCACGGCAATCAAAGGACAAGCGCTGGCCGATTTCATACTTgagtttgatgaagaaattgaTGATAAGGCCATAGTACCGGCAAAACCAACCTCGCAAGAAAGTCATCAGGACGAAAAGAAGCAGGAACTCCCCCACCCGTGGTGGACATTACATGTGGACGGGGCCGTAAACAACAGCGGGTCTGGTGCCGGGATAATCCTGATCACTCCGGAGGGGCACCGCTTGATGAGTGCTATTCATCTCAAATTTTATGCtaccaacaatgatgctgagtatgaagctTTGATTAACGGTCTGAAGTTAGCTCTGGAGGTAGGGGCCGTGAATTTGATAGTTCGAAGTGATTCCGAATTAGTTGTCAATCAAGTCAACGGAGGATTCCAAGCCCGAGGACCGCGGACGGAGCTGTATATGAGATGTGCAAGACGCCTACTGGGAAAATTTTCAAGTGCCAGACTGGAAAGCGTGCCACGAGAAGAGAATAGTAATGCGGCCGCTTTGGCCAAGATGGGGTCGCAGATGGACAGCGTCCAACTTGGACAAATCCCCTTGGGAATCCAGGAAGTTCCAAGTATCCCAAAGGTGGAGGTGTGTCAAATGCAAGAAATCCCAAAAGAAAGCTGGATGACCCCCATCCATAACTATATTCAATCCGGGGCTGTACCGGAGGATAAACTACAGGCTCGACGTCTTCGGTACCAAGCTGCAAATTATGTCGAGTACGACGAGGTACTATACAAGAGAGGATTTAACCAGCCACTGTTACGTTGTGTGGACAGggaagaaggaaattatattcTCAGAGAGGTGCTTGAAGGGATTtatggcaatcactcggggggtggtTCCTTAGCATTTAAAGTGCTCAGACAAGGGTACTACTGGCCGACTATGAGGGAAGATGCTTTCGATTTTGTCCGGGCCTGTGATCGCTGCCAACTTTTTGCCAACTATTCCAACATCCCGACAACCACCATTACCTCATTAACAAGTCCCTGCCATGTGGGGGATTGA